The Paraburkholderia largidicola DNA segment CGTTTTGCGCGGTTGCAATCAGCGTCGCGGGCAAGCCGGCGAGCCGCACCGATTCGAGCGGCGCGGCATACGGATGCATGCGCTGCGCGGCCTGCGGCAGATACGCGCGATAACACGCCGCGCATTCGCTCGCCGTGATGTCCGAGCTCAGGCGCTTCTCGTCGCCAAGACGCGTGAGGCTCGGATCGAGCATCGGTCCGAACAAAGCCTGCGCATCGATCCGCACATCCCCGCGATCGCGGCCGATGAACGCAAGGCAATTGGCGAGCGAGCCACCCGCATCGTGGCCCGCTACGCCGATTTTTTTCGTGTTGCCGCCGAACGCCCGTGCGCGTGTCTGCACCCACAGCGCGGCGCGGTGCGCATCTTCGGGCGCAGCAGGAAACGGAAACTGCGGCGCGAGCGAATAGCCGACGGACACGACGAGTGCCGGCGTGTGCTGCGCGAAATAGCGTGCGGCGTAATCGGCTTCCTCGATCGAGCCGCGCACGAAACCACCGCCGTGAAAATAGAGCAGGATCGGCAGACCGCTTTTCGCGGCGGCTCGCCGGTAAAGGCGCAATGTGATGTCCTGCGCGTACCCTTCGATGCGCACGTCGGTGACGTCGAGCGACGCGGCGTTTTCGCCGAGGCTCGCGCCGGACGGAACAAAGGTGTGACGCGGGTTGAATGCATCCATGTCGGAACAGCGCAATGCGCGAAGCTATCGAATGGTGCGAATTGTGGGACCAGCAGACTTCCAAATAAATGCCTATAATCCGGCAACACAATTCGGTGCACCTGAACAATCGAATGACTTTATTCGGCGCCTTAGCCAATCGTTAAATGGCTGATGCGGCTGCTTCACCAGTGCTCCGGCTCTTTCGGAGGTTTGCAATGGACCGACTCCAGGCCATGCAAGTGTTCACCCGGGTCGTCGACACCAACAGCTTCACCCGGGCTGCGGAAACGCTCGATCTACCCCGCGCTTCCGTCACGACGATCATCCAGAATCTCGAAGCGTTTCTCGGCACGCGCCTCTTGCATCGCACGACACGCCGTCTGTCGCTGACGCCCGACGGCGCTGCGTACTACGAGCGTTGCGTGCGCATTCTCGCGGACGTCGA contains these protein-coding regions:
- a CDS encoding alpha/beta hydrolase; this encodes MDAFNPRHTFVPSGASLGENAASLDVTDVRIEGYAQDITLRLYRRAAAKSGLPILLYFHGGGFVRGSIEEADYAARYFAQHTPALVVSVGYSLAPQFPFPAAPEDAHRAALWVQTRARAFGGNTKKIGVAGHDAGGSLANCLAFIGRDRGDVRIDAQALFGPMLDPSLTRLGDEKRLSSDITASECAACYRAYLPQAAQRMHPYAAPLESVRLAGLPATLIATAQNDVLHVEAEKYASNLIDAGVQTQVVRYPSVSHAALANHPAALLEAVRFFQWRFDERALR